The nucleotide window GATGAAAAAAGAAAGGCGCAGTTGCACCTTTCGCATAATATTCATAACGATTTTTCCCCGCAACAATAACATTCGCCTGTAACTGACGACCAAGTGCCGCAACGGAGCGCTTTTGACGTGGAACAAATTCAATTTTTAGCGTTTCACAGACAAACTGTGCTAACTTCTCCGACAATTCATCTGGTCGCCCAGCTGTCGTAACAACTGTTACTCCGCACATACTTGCTTCAATACGTCTGTTAAATGGTCACGCACCTGCTCCATCGGGAAGCCTTCAATATTTTCACGTGGGATGAAATAAGCAAGCTGCCCATCCTTTAAAATTGCCATTGATGGTGAACTTGGTGGTACCTCATCAAAAAACGCACGCATCGTCGCAGTCGCCTCTGGGTCTTGCCCTGCAAATACCGTCACTAATTGATCTGGCTTCACCTCCGCAATTGCTTGGCTCGCCGCTGGACGTGCTAAGCCTGCTGCACAGCCACACACAGAGTTAATGACAACTAGAGCTGTCCCTTTTTGCTCTGCCATAAACTCATTCACTTCATCTGCTGTTGTTAATTGTGTAAAACCTGCATCCACTAATTCTTGACGCATTGGCTGTGTTACTTGTCTCATATATTCATCGTACGCATTCATGTTTTCGCCTTCTTTCATATTTATTCGCAAAGCTTATTATATCAATGTTTTATAGTAGTGTAAAAGAGTTTGATTGACGCTGAATCTCAGCGAAGCTCGGAGTTTTTGTTTTCATGAATAGATTTTGAGAAAGTACAATTATTTACAATAGATCCTACAAAGCTAACCAATAGAGTTGTGAAAATATAACCTTAGGAGTGCTATTCTTTTGTAAAGAGAGGTTTCATTTTACAAGCTCAGTGATACTTACATACTTCTCTTTGATGAACCTCTTGAAATAGGTTATCAAAAGATTATTGTTTTTGCTATTTCCTCGTTATATAGGAAAACCTATTATTTAGAATATACTAAATTTTCTATGTCATTCTCCCATATAAAATCAGCTTCTGTTAAATGATTATCGAAAAAGTTTGTTGATTCTAGTATTTCCTTGACCCTTCTCCTTTCTTTGAGTAACACACATTGTAGAATAACATTAATACCTTGTAGGAGATAACTGCGATCTTAAGATTCCCTTGTAAGCCCTTTTATTTGACCATATAATTATACATGGAATAACGATTGCTAATACTACAATGAAAATGCCGACTATGATTAATATATTTTCTCTTTTAAAATAGGACTTCATTTGGTTTTTATTATATCTTTTTGTTTAGCAACTAAAAGTGTGAGCCTATAATAGATAAATCCAAAATAATCAGCAATGCCCTAATAAATGTTTGATAAAAAATAGATTTACTATTCAAAATTTCCTTACCTCATCCCGTTTCCCATGTTCATTCTTAATTAAAGTGCAATATTCTTCTCTATTCATAATAATAAAATTATCATATACAATTAATTGATTTTATTATACATTAAACTATTAATAGCATTCACTATTTAATTTCCCAAAAAGGATATTATAACCTTTTATCTTTTCAACACCAGTTGTTTTCCCATATTAATAAGTGATAAAATAATAATAGGTGATGAGAAGTACAAATATTGAAATTACTAGGAATATATTTTAAAAATTAGCTTCTCAGATAATGAATCTTTTATTTGTAAGTCTAAAATTCAGTATCCTATAATTAAATAGGACCTTTCCAAAATCAATATTGATTTTACTTCTCCATCCATACTTAAATCATAAAAATGCTAAAATCTTTAATCAGGTTTTAAAAAATAATTAACACAGGGAGATGCTCATATGTCTTTAGATATCATTACTTCTATTTTTACAATTATCGCAGCAATCGCTACTATCACTGCAACTATTATTAGCTTTATAGCCTTGCGTAGGAGTTCAAACGCAACTCAAACTGCACATAAAGCTCTCGAAAAAATATCGAATATTACAAATTTTGGAGACAAAAACATTAATGTTAATGACCAAAAAATAGGGGATAATAGCCATGTTATAAACGGGAATAACAACACTATGTAAAGTAGGTATAAAAAGTGAAAATTAATTCGGATAATATAGATGCACATAATCAATCTATAGGAAATAATAGCCATGTTATAAATGGAAATAACAGTACAATAGAAATTAGTTACTCGCTAAAAACTGTGACCCCCAGTGATATTTACAAAGTATGCGAAATATTAGATGGTAATTTAAATGAAAATAATGATTTTATTTTCGATTTAAATCCAGATTGGTTAGAGAAAATGGAGTATAATTTTTTGGATCATTACAAGGATATCTTCGAAGAATACTGTATATTTTACGAAGCAGTAGAGGAGGTATTTCGTTCAACTAACATAAATGGCACTAGACTTTTAAGAAGAATTAACATTATTTATAAAGACATTTTAATCGAAAATGCTCATTTAAATAGCGATAAAATTATAAAAAATGTAATCAATACTTTAAAAAAGGTTGTTGAAGATAGCTATGAAGAAACTACCTTGACAACCGAACATATTGAAGATGTCATCTTAAGTGTCGTTTTCTTCGCATTTACAAGATGTAAAGTTCTAGAAAAACCACCATTTCAAAAATAAATTGAGAGTTGAAAATTGAAACAATGTTAATCATTAATGATTTAAAAAAACCACAAAACACCATTATTTATTGTGCAGCATGCATAATTTTTATTCTAAAAAAATTAGATAAATCAATGCATATTGACACACTTTTCAACACAATCAAAGTCGAATACAGCAAAAATATGGAATATACTGATTTTATATTAGCCTTAGACTTTTTATTTCTAATAGAAAAGATTAAATTTGATAAAGAGGGGAAAATATGTTTATTAGAAGATTAATCCTTCAGGAAACCTATCCAAAAATCAAGCCAATTAGGGTTATATCATTTAAATTAGGACTTAATTTAATTATAGATGATAGCGAAAAGTCTGGTAATAACGTAGGAAAAACAACTGTATTAAAAATAATTGGTATTTGTTTAGGTGATAAAGACAAAAGTGCTATTTATACTGATCAAGAAACTAATTTAGTAAATCAAGAATTGAAGAACTATATCCATACTAATAAAATTGAAGCCATTCTTGAATTGTCTAAAGATACCTATAACTTAAACAATACAAAACAAGAGGCAGATGTTTATTTATCTGTTGAATTATTTAGTCATGGTAAAAGAAAAATTAATAGTACAATTGAAAATATGGATGATTATTATTTTTTATTACTAAAACAAATAATGTTCGATGATAATAATATGTATCCGTTGTATCTAGATATAATAAAAAAATTTATAAGAGTGGAAGTAGATTCTGGTGCTTATAAACTTTTACGATTTTCTTCAAACAAAGTATTATCTAATCTGACATATCGGTTAATATATAATTTTTTATTTAATTTGATTAGCGTTGAGAATAATATAAAACTTGCTGAAAACCGAATAAATTTAAAAAAGAACGATGAGAATCTAAATAACTTCAACAAATTTCTTCACAAAAAAGAAATCTCTGATTTAGATTTAGAAATACATAATCAGAATATTTTATTAAAAAATTTAAAGAAACAGATTAAAAATGATGTATCTGACGAAAATTTTATCTATAAAATGGACAAATCAAGAGAATTAAAAGCTAAATTAAGTCTATTAAATCAATCATTAGGAACATTAGAATTTCAAATAAATATGCTAAAACAAAACTTAGACTATACTTTTCAAAGTGAGAAAGACTTAAGCCATGAAGTATTACAAAATTTATATGACGAAACCAAAGAATTAAAAATTAATATACAAAAAACCTTTAATGATTTAGTAGAATTCAATGACTCTTTAGTAAAAAATAAAATCAAATATTATCAACATGTGTTAGAAACTAAAATGGATGATTTAAAAGAATTAAAAAAATCTAAAAGATTGTTAACTAGGGAGTATAAAAATCTAATTTCAAGTATTAATGAATTTGATTTTGATAAAACAAGTACACTCTATCAAAATCTAATCACAGAACAAGCCAAATTACTAGAATTGCAATCTTTTCAATCAGAAAGGAATAGTTTAAATATCCTAAAAAACACGAATTTAGATATCATAAATAATTTAGAATTGGAGATTAAATTTAATCCCGAAGAAGCTGATAAAAATATCAGTATATTTAATCAATATTTTGAAATTAATACACATCAAGTACTAAACAATGTATATAAATTAAATTATGACCCTGACATTAGTAACTTTCCCTTACACCTTTTAGCATCGGATGAAAGCATCAGCAATGGTTTAAAGAAAGGGCTTATAAGCATCTTTGACTTATCTTATATAGAATTTGCTGAAAAAATCAACAAAAAAATCCCAAAGTTTATTATTTATGATGTTATTGAAACTATTGAAAATGATATCCTCACTAAATTATTTAGCTTAGCAAATACAATAAATTGCCAATATATTGTTGCAGTTCTTAATGAAAAAATCAAAGGCTTAGATAGTGTTTCAAAAGAAGATACGATTCTATCTCTATCCAAAACTAATAAATTATTTAAGCTTTAAAACTCTTAATCACTATCTTTATTTCTATACTGTTTTCCAAAGTATATTAGGATTATTACTTAATTTCTTTACTAAAATATTTCTATTCGAACAAAGGAATTTAAATAAAATATTATAACATTAGTAGTATGAGCCAAAACTTTGATTTATACTACTATTTTTTATAGTAGATGTGAAGAAAATCAATCAATACCTATGACAATTTACGAATTAGCAAATAAAGCTGGTTCACTTCTCCATTTGAAGTAAATCAGTGTAATATGAGTTTTTCCTCTCTTTCTTTTGTCGTTACTTGATATGTATAATATCGTTGTAACTCATTCTCAAATGCCTTTTTATAAGAGTCGATTATATTGACTTATTCCTATTATAGAATTGATTTTGGATAAACTAAATAGGGCAATAAAAGATGGCAGTGATTTGTTACTGTCAATTTTCGCCTTTTTAACAGCTACTATAGTTACTTATTCAGATTCAATTAAATAATTAATATAAGGTACTACACAAGCTAGGAGAATACAAATTGAAACTCGCTCTATTACATCGGATACTTCTTCCATCAAAAGAATATTTGAACAAACTATGGGAATAAAACCAAAAACTACTATAGCAATTGTATATCTATTTAACATTTTTTTGCAATTAAAGCTCGAACTAAAACTTTTAAAGAAGACTTTATCGCCAAACCATCTCTCAATTAGACTTATAATGATTATTCTG belongs to Lysinibacillus louembei and includes:
- a CDS encoding BrxA/BrxB family bacilliredoxin, with protein sequence MNAYDEYMRQVTQPMRQELVDAGFTQLTTADEVNEFMAEQKGTALVVINSVCGCAAGLARPAASQAIAEVKPDQLVTVFAGQDPEATATMRAFFDEVPPSSPSMAILKDGQLAYFIPRENIEGFPMEQVRDHLTDVLKQVCAE
- a CDS encoding ABC-three component system middle component 6, translating into MLIINDLKKPQNTIIYCAACIIFILKKLDKSMHIDTLFNTIKVEYSKNMEYTDFILALDFLFLIEKIKFDKEGKICLLED